The sequence CCAATAAGCTTGCCAAAACCCCAACGTAGGCAGCCTCGCTGCGATAGGCAAAAATGCCGACGCGGCGCAGCGGTTTGGTTGATTGGCGGAGCGCAAAGGCCCAGCGTTGGGCAATCGTATACAAATTGACATAACTATATTGTTTATTGCCAATCGTCAAAGCAATGTTATCTGGATAGTGCTGGACACTCCGTAGAAAACCGCTGTGTAATTGACTAGTTGCACGTGCTTGGTTTGGCTCGCTTGGGAATGGATGCACAACTTCAAGCATTTGGTTAAACTCAATCATCATCTATTCTCCAATAAGGCGTTAGGCGTGATATCGATTCGTTATTGACGTTGGTTCAATGCTCGATAGGGCTGATCAATTGGCCCAACATAGGCCAGCAACGGGCGAATCAAGATATTGTTGGCATACTGTTCTTGGATTTGAGCCAACCAGCCCACAGTTCGGCCAACAATAAATGCTGGAACAAACAGATCGTGGGGAATGCCCAAGAGGTGATAAATAACGCTGGCATAAAAATCAACATTGACATCGATCCCTTTGGCCATATAGGGACGCATTGCCTGAACAACCGCTTCAAGAATCGCGTAATAGTTGTTATCGCTTTGTTCGCTCAAGGCTTGCGCTGCTTTGCGTAAATGTCGCGCTCGAGGATCTTCGGTTTGGTAGACCCGATGTCCAAAACCCATCACAGGTTGATTGTTGGCTTGTAAGTTGGCTACGTAATCAGCCGCTCGATCAGGCGTGCCGATCGCTTGAATCATTGTAATGACCTGTTCGATCGCCCCGCCGTGGAGTGGGCCTGCAAAGGCTGCAATTGCCGCAGTGAGCGCCGCATACCAGTCAGAACGTGTTCCTGCGACAACTCGCGCGGTAAAGGTTGAAGCATTGGCACTATGATCAGCATGGAGAATCAGAATCTGATTCACAATTTGCTGGGCTTGTTGGCTTGGAATACTTTCTTGGAGCATGTAGAGAAAATTGGCGGCATGATCAAGCGCCGGGTTGGGCTGAATTGGTGTTTTTCCTTGGCGAATCGCGTGATGGGCCGCAATCAAGCAGGGTATTTGGGCAATCAGTCGAATGGTGCGAGCTTCACTTGCAGGAGCTGAGCCATCAAAGCGCTCGGCATCAAACGTGGCAAGTGCCGAAAGGCATGTACGCAAAACTTCAGTTGGATGACCATCTTTCAGGAGCTGAATCAGATCCAAAATCGTTGCTGGAATCTCTCGTGCTGCCACCAACTGTTGCTTGAATTGTTGTAACTCAGCGGTGGTAGGCAATTGTCCGTTCAATAATAAAAAGGCTGTTTCCTCAAACGTCGTTTGCTCAACTAAATCATGAATGCTATAGCCGCGATATTGCAAGCAGCCTTGTTTGCCATCGATCAACGTGATCTGACTCTGATCGAAGGTTACTCCTGCCAGGCCACGATAGACCACAACATCGCCGGTTTGCGTTTCAATCCCTGCTGCTTGGGTTGATGTCGGCTGAAGATTACCCTGCACATAAGCCTTAATCTGGGCAACAGAACTAAGGGTAACAATAGTATCAGGCTCGATTGTAATTCCATAAGTGGTTTCTAAGGCCAACATCAAGTTAATATGCGCCAATGAATCCCATTGCATAATTGAGCGATAACTCAGTTGATCATTTACCATATATTCTGGAATTTGCAGCACCTGAGCAATCAGCGTGACTATATCTGAAATCTGGTTATTGGTAATTTTTTGTTGATTGACCATAGAACGTTTAAACTCCTTCGGTAGAGAATAGATTTCTGCGTCGCAATTACAAATCAGAATGCACAGCAATATAGTACAAACTTAATTCGTATTAACATGATTAAGTATGTATATAAACGATTAAATTATTATATTATTGATAATTGAAATTGTTGCAGTAGAAATGGAGGTAGATAGGCAACAAATTATTTTAAGCCGGAGTTTTAATTCTCTCAAGCACGGTTGTGTAGTATACGCGCATGGGTATCGCGTGTCAATACGAAAAAAGGCTGATGAAAATGAGAGTTTTATCATTCAAATTTAACCTTTTTCAACTGCAAAACTAGGCTACACTAGACCGATAGTAGTTGTTTGATTAAAGGCTTAAACCCGCTATGAAACAGGTTAATGTGTATCAAGTTGATGCCTTCACCCAGCATAAATTTCGTGGAAATCCGGCTGGAGTCGTGACGCACGCTGATGAGCTGAGCGACCAAGAGATGCAACAACTGGCCCGCGAACTGAATAACTCTGAAACAGTCTTTTTGCTTGCGCCGACAGATTCAAGTCATGCAGTCTGGTTACGATTTTTCACCCCCACCGTCGAAGTTCCATTGTGTGGTCATGCGACGATTGCAGCCCATTATGTCCGTGCCCACGAGCTTCAATTAGGCTCATGCCAAATCCAGCATAAAACTGGGGTTGGTATACTGCCAATTGAAATTATCCAAACC is a genomic window of Chloroflexota bacterium containing:
- a CDS encoding phosphopantetheine-binding protein encodes the protein MVNQQKITNNQISDIVTLIAQVLQIPEYMVNDQLSYRSIMQWDSLAHINLMLALETTYGITIEPDTIVTLSSVAQIKAYVQGNLQPTSTQAAGIETQTGDVVVYRGLAGVTFDQSQITLIDGKQGCLQYRGYSIHDLVEQTTFEETAFLLLNGQLPTTAELQQFKQQLVAAREIPATILDLIQLLKDGHPTEVLRTCLSALATFDAERFDGSAPASEARTIRLIAQIPCLIAAHHAIRQGKTPIQPNPALDHAANFLYMLQESIPSQQAQQIVNQILILHADHSANASTFTARVVAGTRSDWYAALTAAIAAFAGPLHGGAIEQVITMIQAIGTPDRAADYVANLQANNQPVMGFGHRVYQTEDPRARHLRKAAQALSEQSDNNYYAILEAVVQAMRPYMAKGIDVNVDFYASVIYHLLGIPHDLFVPAFIVGRTVGWLAQIQEQYANNILIRPLLAYVGPIDQPYRALNQRQ